TACGCCCATCTTCTGGAACACGTACTTTTCCTTGATGCCCGAGCCGACCAGGTCCGGCTGGACCTTCTCGACGAACTTCTCGAACTCGTAGCCGGTGACGTCGTCGTAGATCAGCGTGCCGTCCTTGACGTAGTGCTGAGCGGTGCGCTGATAGTCGTCGTTGTGGCCGAACTCATAGCCTGTGCCGACGACCTCCATGCCGAGATCCTCGTAGGCGCCGATCACGTGGCGCGGACGCAGACCGCCGACGAACAGCATCACGGTCTTGCCTTCTAGGCGCGGCCGGTACTTGGCGATCACGGCGTCCATCAGGGGCTGGTACTTGGCGATGACTCGCTCGGCACCTTCCTTGATCTTGTCGTCGAAATAGCTGGCGATCTTACGCAGCGATTCGGCGATCTTGCTCGGTCCGAAGAAGTTGTATTCGCACCACGGAATACCGTACTTCTCTTCCATGTGGCGCGAGATGTAGTTCATCGAGCGGTAGCAATGCAGCACGTTGAGCTTCGCCTTCGGCGTCGCCTCGAGCTCTGCCAGCGAGCCGTCGCCCGACCACTGGGCGATCACGCGCAGGCCCATCTCCTCGAGCAGGATGCGGGACGACCAGGCGTCGCCACCGATGTTGTAGTCGCCGATGATCGCGACGTCGTAGGCCGACGGCTCGAAGCGCGGCGCGGCATCGGCCGGGAGCTTGTCGAACACCCAGTCCCGGATCGCGTCGTTGGCGATATGGTGACCCAAGGACTGGGAGACGCCGCGGAAGCCTTCGCAACGCACGGGGACGATGGTCTTGCCGTCATACTCCTTCGACTTGACCTTGGAGACGGCCTCGATGTCGTCGCCGATCAGGCCGATCGGGCATTCCGACTGCACGGTGATGCCGTTGTTCAGCGGGAACAGCTCCTGGATCTCGTCCATGATCTTGGCGAGCTTCTTGTCACCGCCGAAGACGATGTCCTTCTCCTGGAAGTCGGAGGTGAACTGCATCGTCACGAAGGTGTCGATGCCGGTCGTCCCGATGTAGTAGTTGCGGCGCGCCGCCCAGGAGTACTGGCCGCAGCCGACCGGGCCATGGCTGATGTGGATCATGTCCTTGATTGGGCCCCACACCACGCCCTTCGAGCCGGCGTAGGCGCAACCGCGGATGGTCATGACGCCGGGGATCGACTTGATGTTCGACTTGACGCCGCAATCCGACTTGCCGTTCTCATGCACGTTGAGATGCTTGGCGCGGCGCTTGGCGGTCTTTTCCGGATAGACCTTCAGGACCTCGGCGATCAGTTCCTTGTTGCGCGCCTTGATCTCGGCGACGCTTTGTTTCTCGGTGACGCTCATCTGGCTTTCCTCGATGATCGGTTGCGGAGGTGATCCGGCCCTTGGAGATGAAGGGCCGGAGCACCGGTGGCGGTTACGCCGTTGCGGCGAGTTCGGCGGCAGTCTTTCCGATCTGGGTTTCGTCGACGGCCTTCATGATGCCGTGCTCCATCAGCATGTCCTCGAGCTCGTCCATCGTGATCGGGGTCGGGATGATGCCCTTGCCGCCGTTGTTGTGGATCTTCTGCGCCAGCGAGCGGTAGTGCCCGGCCTGGACCGAATCCGGCGCATATTCCAGCACGGTCATGCGGCGCAGCTCGGCGTGCTGCACGATGTTGTCGCGCGGCACGAAGTAGATCAGCTGGGTGCCGAGCTTCTTGGCGAGAGCCTCCGCCAG
This region of Bradyrhizobium sp. SZCCHNS1050 genomic DNA includes:
- the nifD gene encoding nitrogenase molybdenum-iron protein alpha chain: MSVTEKQSVAEIKARNKELIAEVLKVYPEKTAKRRAKHLNVHENGKSDCGVKSNIKSIPGVMTIRGCAYAGSKGVVWGPIKDMIHISHGPVGCGQYSWAARRNYYIGTTGIDTFVTMQFTSDFQEKDIVFGGDKKLAKIMDEIQELFPLNNGITVQSECPIGLIGDDIEAVSKVKSKEYDGKTIVPVRCEGFRGVSQSLGHHIANDAIRDWVFDKLPADAAPRFEPSAYDVAIIGDYNIGGDAWSSRILLEEMGLRVIAQWSGDGSLAELEATPKAKLNVLHCYRSMNYISRHMEEKYGIPWCEYNFFGPSKIAESLRKIASYFDDKIKEGAERVIAKYQPLMDAVIAKYRPRLEGKTVMLFVGGLRPRHVIGAYEDLGMEVVGTGYEFGHNDDYQRTAQHYVKDGTLIYDDVTGYEFEKFVEKVQPDLVGSGIKEKYVFQKMGVPFRQMHSWDYSGPYHGYDGFAIFARDMDMAINSPVWKMAKAPWKQAPKPLLQAAE